AGAGATGTCAAAATTTCTGGATCCTGATCTCGAAGCCGTCAAGTACCTTCAAGCTGTGGCAAAGGGAGCTGTATTTGATGTAAATAAGGACATTTCCTCGATCTTAAGCGGCGTTGAAACCGTTTCCGAGTTACTGAGAATTGCGATAGAACTGGAAAAGGATTCTGTTATATACTATATGGGAATCAAGCAAGTCGTTCCAGAATCATTCGGCAAGGAAAAGGTAG
This genomic window from Candidatus Neomarinimicrobiota bacterium contains:
- a CDS encoding ferritin family protein; its protein translation is MNHTEFNIYEVFELAKQIERNGVSLYTSAAKKFPEFSKRSLFLNLAEMEREHEKTFEKMQQELANREGEMSKFLDPDLEAVKYLQAVAKGAVFDVNKDISSILSGVETVSELLRIAIELEKDSVIYYMGIKQVVPESFGKEKV